From one Luteipulveratus mongoliensis genomic stretch:
- a CDS encoding ABC transporter ATP-binding protein — translation MTTAIEVSDLSKSFGETKALDGLDLEVAEGEVHGFLGPNGAGKSTTIRVLLGLLRHDSGTVRLLGGDPWHDAAALHRRLAYVPGDVNLWPNLSGGEVIDVLGRLRGGLDEQRRADLLERFELDPRKKGRTYSKGNRQKVALVAALASDVELLLLDEPTSGLDPLMENVFRECIQEEKDNGRTVLLSSHILSEVEHLCDRVSIIKAGHTVETGTLDSMRHLTSTQVRATVEGEVPAGLDQLTGVRDLVVEGDQLAAHVDGAHIGEFLERLTPAGLTSLTSTPPSLEELFLSHYTTREDVAS, via the coding sequence ATGACAACCGCGATCGAGGTCAGTGACCTCTCCAAGTCCTTCGGTGAGACGAAGGCGCTCGACGGGCTCGACCTGGAGGTGGCCGAGGGCGAGGTGCACGGCTTCCTCGGCCCCAACGGCGCGGGCAAGTCCACCACGATCCGTGTGCTGCTCGGTCTGCTCCGGCACGACTCGGGCACCGTACGACTGCTCGGTGGCGACCCGTGGCACGACGCGGCTGCGCTGCACCGGCGCCTGGCGTACGTCCCCGGTGACGTCAACCTCTGGCCCAACCTGTCCGGTGGTGAGGTCATCGACGTGCTCGGCCGGCTGCGTGGCGGTCTCGACGAGCAGCGGCGCGCGGACCTGCTGGAACGCTTCGAGCTGGACCCGCGCAAGAAGGGTCGTACGTACTCCAAGGGCAACCGGCAGAAGGTCGCCCTTGTCGCCGCCCTCGCCTCAGACGTCGAGTTGCTGCTCCTCGATGAGCCGACCAGTGGCCTGGATCCGTTGATGGAGAACGTGTTTCGCGAGTGCATCCAGGAGGAGAAGGACAACGGTCGCACCGTCCTGCTGTCCAGTCACATCCTGTCCGAGGTCGAGCACCTGTGTGACCGGGTGTCGATCATCAAGGCCGGCCACACGGTCGAGACCGGCACGCTCGACTCGATGCGTCACCTCACTTCGACCCAGGTGCGCGCGACCGTCGAGGGAGAGGTGCCGGCCGGGCTGGACCAGCTGACCGGCGTACGAGACCTGGTCGTGGAGGGCGATCAGCTGGCCGCGCACGTGGACGGGGCGCACATCGGGGAGTTCCTCGAGCGCCTCACCCCGGCTGGGCTGACCTCGCTGACGAGCACCCCGCCGAGCCTCGAGGAGCTGTTCCTGTCGCACTACACGACACGTGAGGACGTGGCGTCATGA
- a CDS encoding choline/carnitine O-acyltransferase has translation MDQARTFALEDDLPRVPLPTVERSCELFLEWCRPLLTADELRTTEAAVADFLKPDSPSHTLHQALAAYDARPEVASWLDTFWPYRYLGRRDRIALNANFFFLFQDLGESQVERASGLIAGALGYRALIDDERLPVATRRGTPLSMEQNKYLFSATRIPGVDIDTARTPYAEAWPGPSRERHVVVLHRGAMYRLDVIGEGGRPHTMDEIAAGLRAVLDADAPGQSVGCLTSLARAEWAADRQALLQLDPANAAALDIIETALFCVCLEDDRPGDAETAGDLLLYGGRGNRWFDKALSFIVFADGTAGINCEHCCLDGTTVVSLVDALHETPAREASGRSGAEGQGTPAPVPIRFVLDTRLEKAVEDAGDAFADYGASTATTTVSMDVGTDQLKALGVSPDGLAQMAFQIAHRRTKGHVGATYESIAMRHYRHGRTEAMRVVTPEVVDLLVAMDEPGADDNARRAALRAAIDAHVARARQCQAGDAPEQHLWELLMIQQRQGAELGATEPLALYETPGWRIMRDDYLSTSAVPSANVQYFGFGATGQSCIGVGYALLPNRFNAYLCTAREAGEALQLFADQLREVVSELRALLAGGSSSLVE, from the coding sequence ATGGATCAGGCCCGCACCTTCGCGCTCGAGGACGATCTGCCCCGAGTCCCGCTGCCGACCGTCGAGCGCAGCTGCGAGCTCTTCCTTGAGTGGTGCCGTCCGCTGCTCACGGCCGACGAGTTGCGGACGACCGAGGCCGCCGTCGCCGACTTCTTGAAGCCGGACAGCCCCTCGCACACGTTGCACCAGGCGCTCGCGGCGTACGACGCCCGCCCGGAGGTGGCCAGCTGGCTCGACACGTTCTGGCCCTACCGCTACCTCGGGCGGCGCGACCGGATCGCTCTCAACGCCAACTTCTTCTTCCTCTTCCAGGACCTCGGGGAGAGCCAGGTCGAGCGGGCGTCCGGCCTGATCGCGGGCGCGCTCGGCTACAGGGCCCTCATCGACGACGAACGCCTCCCCGTCGCCACACGTCGCGGCACACCGCTCTCGATGGAGCAGAACAAGTACCTCTTCTCGGCCACCCGCATCCCCGGCGTCGACATCGACACCGCGCGGACGCCGTACGCCGAAGCCTGGCCTGGTCCGTCGCGCGAGCGTCATGTGGTCGTGCTGCATCGCGGGGCGATGTACCGGCTCGACGTGATCGGCGAAGGCGGGCGTCCGCACACGATGGACGAGATTGCTGCGGGTCTCCGAGCGGTGCTCGACGCTGACGCGCCGGGCCAGTCGGTCGGCTGCCTCACCTCGCTGGCGCGTGCAGAGTGGGCGGCCGATCGGCAGGCTTTGCTGCAGCTCGATCCGGCGAATGCGGCAGCGCTCGACATCATCGAGACCGCGCTGTTCTGCGTCTGCCTCGAGGACGACCGACCGGGCGACGCCGAGACTGCCGGCGACCTGCTGCTCTACGGCGGCCGCGGCAACCGGTGGTTCGACAAGGCCCTGTCGTTCATCGTCTTCGCGGACGGGACAGCCGGGATCAACTGCGAGCACTGCTGTCTGGACGGTACGACCGTCGTCAGCCTCGTCGATGCCCTGCACGAGACGCCGGCTCGGGAGGCGTCGGGGCGTTCGGGCGCGGAGGGTCAGGGAACGCCGGCGCCGGTGCCGATCCGCTTCGTCCTCGACACCCGACTGGAGAAGGCCGTCGAGGACGCGGGTGACGCGTTCGCCGACTACGGCGCCTCGACGGCCACGACCACGGTGTCCATGGACGTCGGCACCGACCAGCTCAAGGCGCTCGGGGTTTCGCCGGATGGGTTGGCGCAGATGGCTTTTCAGATCGCGCACCGGCGGACGAAGGGTCACGTGGGCGCGACGTACGAGTCCATCGCGATGCGGCACTACCGGCACGGTCGCACCGAGGCCATGCGCGTCGTGACCCCTGAGGTGGTCGACCTGCTCGTTGCGATGGATGAGCCGGGCGCGGACGACAACGCGCGTCGGGCCGCGCTGCGAGCGGCGATCGACGCCCACGTTGCCCGAGCACGGCAGTGTCAGGCGGGTGACGCCCCCGAGCAGCATCTGTGGGAGCTGCTGATGATCCAGCAGCGGCAGGGTGCCGAGCTGGGCGCCACCGAGCCACTTGCGCTCTACGAGACACCGGGGTGGCGGATCATGCGCGACGACTACTTGAGCACCAGCGCGGTCCCGTCGGCCAACGTGCAGTACTTCGGCTTCGGAGCGACCGGTCAGAGCTGCATTGGCGTCGGATATGCCCTGCTACCAAACCGATTCAACGCTTACCTCTGTACGGCGCGCGAAGCTGGCGAGGCGCTCCAGCTGTTCGCGGACCAGCTCCGCGAGGTTGTCTCCGAGCTCCGAGCCCTCCTCGCCGGCGGCTCGTCCTCGCTGGTCGAGTAG
- a CDS encoding ABC transporter ATP-binding protein codes for MADTTRTTTDSPRAKGVGGETIELEDVTKQYAGQAAPAVDRISMRIPAGEIVALVGPSGCGKTTTMKMINRLIEPTSGRITIGGKDILQLNADEHRRNVGYVIQQIGLFPHMRVQDNIGLVPRMLGWSKQQVSDRVEELLDLVGLPADYARRYPRELSGGQQQRIGVARALAADPPVMLMDEPFGATDPITRERLQDEFLRLQTELRKTIVFVTHDFDEALKVGDRIAVLRSQSVIAQYDTPEAILAAPADDYVASFIGAGGHIKQLALIRAGDLPLRAGAYAGASVSADASLRDALDAMLGASTDAVTVSDDGGSLGQLTMTDIMAAVRGRDEDEDAGGGTT; via the coding sequence GTGGCTGACACCACGCGTACGACGACCGACAGCCCGCGCGCCAAGGGCGTCGGCGGGGAGACGATCGAGCTCGAGGACGTCACCAAGCAGTACGCCGGCCAGGCGGCTCCCGCCGTCGACCGCATCTCGATGCGCATCCCGGCTGGGGAGATCGTGGCGCTGGTCGGCCCGTCGGGCTGTGGCAAGACCACCACGATGAAGATGATCAACCGGCTGATCGAGCCCACCTCGGGCCGAATCACCATTGGTGGCAAAGACATTCTGCAGCTCAACGCTGACGAGCACCGCCGCAACGTCGGCTATGTCATCCAGCAGATCGGCCTCTTCCCGCACATGCGCGTGCAGGACAACATCGGACTCGTGCCGCGCATGCTCGGCTGGAGCAAGCAGCAGGTCAGCGACCGCGTCGAGGAGCTGCTCGATCTGGTCGGCCTGCCGGCGGACTACGCGCGTCGCTACCCGCGCGAGCTGTCCGGCGGCCAGCAGCAGCGCATCGGTGTCGCTCGCGCGCTCGCCGCCGACCCGCCGGTGATGCTGATGGACGAGCCGTTCGGCGCGACCGATCCGATCACCCGCGAGCGCCTGCAGGACGAGTTCCTACGGCTGCAGACCGAGCTGCGCAAGACGATTGTCTTCGTCACGCACGACTTCGATGAGGCGCTCAAGGTCGGCGACCGGATCGCGGTGCTGCGGTCCCAGTCGGTCATCGCGCAGTACGACACTCCCGAGGCGATTCTCGCGGCGCCGGCCGACGACTATGTCGCCAGCTTCATCGGCGCCGGCGGACACATCAAGCAGCTCGCCCTCATCCGGGCCGGCGACCTGCCGCTGCGCGCCGGGGCGTACGCCGGTGCCAGCGTCTCGGCGGACGCCAGCCTCCGCGACGCGCTCGACGCGATGCTCGGCGCGAGCACCGACGCGGTCACCGTGTCCGACGACGGCGGTTCCCTCGGCCAGCTCACGATGACGGACATCATGGCGGCGGTCCGGGGTCGCGACGAGGACGAGGACGCGGGCGGCGGTACGACGTGA
- a CDS encoding ABC transporter permease has protein sequence MSSRQTERTAGRGGRAPQGEPVSRPDQERTGSRYASASAPATRSAKDGTRPAKGGGLVGVRHLLRLQLRRDRLWWPIWAFCLILMPLVTVGSYETLYPTAADRAGATADVASNPSLLAVYGPAYDLSTSGGFISWRVLGYTCTLAGLVGLLTIIRHTRVEEETGRLELLRSGVLGRHASLVAGLLGTFAWSLLIGVVTFVGLIAQDLSTTGSLLTGAATTLTLMVFAGVGAVAAQITEHGRTARGIAGAVLGGAFLLRALGDSSDGVSFLSWLSPIGWAQQARPYAGDRTWVVLIPVLIIVALTATAVALENRRDLTASLIPSRLGPARGSMSTMAALAARLQRGSLVAWSVGLAIGGFAIGGIADGILDLLKDNKDGQEILQRMGGSGALIDTYFAAIIPLMAVIAAVHGIGAIGRVASEETEQRGELVLATATSRSQFFGQHLLWALGGAIVLMLVTGATTALGYLATGADADQIMPLIGATVAQVPAIWVVIGVAALGVGVSARLSLLGWVAVGVCMFIAWIGPILQLPDAVMDVSPFRHVPTLPGADMEWLPLIILTVIAGVLTAVGWVAYHRRDVAA, from the coding sequence ATGAGCAGCCGACAAACCGAGCGAACCGCTGGTCGAGGAGGGCGAGCCCCCCAGGGCGAGCCCGTATCGAGACCGGACCAAGAACGCACCGGGTCTCGATACGCCTCCGCTAGCGCTCCGGCTACTCGATCAGCGAAGGACGGGACCCGACCAGCGAAGGGAGGCGGGCTGGTCGGCGTACGACACCTGCTGCGACTGCAGCTGCGGCGCGACCGCCTGTGGTGGCCGATCTGGGCGTTCTGCCTCATCCTGATGCCGCTCGTCACGGTCGGCAGCTACGAGACGCTCTACCCGACCGCGGCCGACCGTGCCGGCGCCACCGCTGACGTGGCCAGCAACCCGTCGCTGCTCGCGGTCTACGGACCGGCGTACGACCTGTCGACGTCCGGCGGCTTCATCTCCTGGCGCGTGCTCGGCTACACGTGCACGCTGGCCGGGCTCGTCGGACTGCTGACGATCATCCGTCACACGCGCGTCGAGGAGGAGACGGGACGACTGGAGCTGCTGCGCTCGGGCGTGCTCGGCCGGCACGCCAGCCTCGTAGCCGGCCTCCTCGGCACCTTCGCGTGGAGTCTGCTGATCGGCGTGGTGACCTTCGTCGGGCTCATCGCTCAGGACCTATCGACCACCGGCTCGCTGCTCACGGGTGCGGCGACGACGCTGACCCTGATGGTGTTCGCGGGCGTGGGAGCGGTCGCCGCGCAGATTACCGAGCACGGTCGTACGGCACGTGGGATCGCCGGCGCCGTCCTCGGCGGTGCGTTCCTGCTGCGCGCGCTGGGCGACAGCTCGGACGGAGTGTCATTCCTCAGCTGGCTGTCGCCGATCGGCTGGGCACAGCAGGCCAGGCCGTACGCCGGTGACCGCACCTGGGTGGTCCTCATCCCGGTCCTCATCATCGTGGCACTCACCGCCACCGCGGTCGCACTGGAGAACCGCCGCGACCTGACCGCTTCGCTGATCCCGTCGCGACTCGGCCCGGCACGCGGCAGCATGTCGACGATGGCGGCGCTCGCTGCCCGCCTGCAGCGTGGCTCGCTCGTGGCCTGGTCGGTCGGACTCGCGATCGGTGGGTTCGCGATCGGGGGCATCGCCGACGGCATCCTCGATCTGCTCAAGGACAACAAGGACGGCCAGGAGATCCTGCAGCGGATGGGCGGCTCGGGTGCGCTGATCGACACCTACTTCGCCGCGATCATCCCGCTGATGGCCGTGATCGCCGCGGTGCACGGCATCGGCGCCATCGGTCGCGTGGCCTCGGAGGAGACCGAGCAGCGCGGCGAGCTGGTGCTCGCCACCGCGACATCGCGCTCCCAGTTCTTCGGCCAGCACCTGCTGTGGGCGCTCGGCGGAGCGATCGTGCTGATGCTGGTCACGGGCGCGACTACGGCTCTCGGCTACCTCGCGACCGGAGCCGACGCCGACCAGATCATGCCGTTGATCGGTGCCACGGTCGCGCAGGTGCCGGCCATCTGGGTCGTCATCGGTGTCGCCGCTCTCGGTGTCGGTGTGAGCGCTCGGCTGTCCTTGCTCGGCTGGGTCGCGGTCGGCGTGTGCATGTTCATCGCCTGGATCGGGCCGATTCTCCAGCTGCCCGACGCGGTCATGGACGTGTCGCCGTTCCGGCACGTGCCGACGCTGCCGGGGGCTGACATGGAGTGGCTGCCGTTGATCATCCTGACCGTGATCGCAGGTGTGCTGACCGCGGTCGGGTGGGTGGCATACCACCGCCGGGACGTCGCCGCCTGA
- a CDS encoding TetR/AcrR family transcriptional regulator, with protein sequence MADDVAQSLDELPPLPRYLQLLWDREAPGRRGPKPGRSITEIGEAGVRIADRDGIDAVSMKSVATELGLTTMSLYRYVDSKEELNAVMVDVALGEPDFAVTARGRWRTRLEAWARAGAAKRRAHPWVVDIAVPGPPLTPNTIAWMECGLRAFANTTLGEQQKLSTLLAIDSYVTDHVRMSVQFGLLGREHGGSEHADTYGLTLAQLIDADRFPSLTQAQSSFEDDDEDFFEAELSFGLKVFLDGVDVLVASAR encoded by the coding sequence ATGGCCGACGACGTTGCGCAGTCGCTCGATGAGCTCCCGCCCCTGCCCCGTTATCTCCAGCTGCTCTGGGACCGCGAGGCGCCGGGTCGGCGCGGGCCGAAGCCGGGCCGCAGCATCACCGAGATCGGTGAGGCAGGCGTACGAATCGCTGACCGGGACGGCATCGACGCGGTCTCGATGAAGTCGGTCGCGACCGAGCTCGGACTCACGACGATGTCGCTCTACCGCTACGTGGACTCCAAGGAGGAGCTCAACGCGGTCATGGTCGATGTGGCGCTGGGCGAGCCCGACTTCGCGGTGACGGCGCGTGGGCGTTGGCGGACCCGGCTCGAGGCCTGGGCGCGGGCGGGTGCCGCCAAGCGTCGGGCTCATCCGTGGGTCGTCGATATCGCCGTCCCCGGGCCGCCGCTGACTCCCAACACGATCGCGTGGATGGAGTGTGGCCTACGCGCCTTCGCGAACACGACCCTCGGTGAGCAGCAGAAGCTGTCGACTCTCCTCGCGATCGACAGCTACGTCACCGATCACGTACGGATGTCGGTCCAGTTCGGGCTGCTCGGGCGTGAGCACGGCGGCTCCGAGCACGCGGACACCTATGGGTTGACGCTCGCGCAGCTCATCGATGCCGACCGGTTCCCGTCGCTCACACAGGCGCAGTCATCGTTCGAGGACGATGACGAGGACTTCTTCGAGGCCGAGCTGTCGTTCGGCCTGAAGGTCTTCCTGGACGGGGTCGACGTCCTGGTCGCGAGCGCTCGCTGA
- a CDS encoding ABC transporter permease → MDLTLAAVALAVIIGVALGIATYTRISLASLATTTTAAFLTIPSIALLGLLIGPFGLGTTPVVIALVVYALLPITRNTIVGLRSVDQSLIDAGRGMGLGRRRLLWRVRMPLAWPIILSGIRVSTQITVGIAAIGAYVKGPGLGNQIFDGLGRFGAANSMNQVLIGTIGIVIVALLFDLAYVLVGRLTTSRGIRG, encoded by the coding sequence GTGGACCTGACCCTCGCTGCAGTCGCTCTCGCCGTCATCATCGGCGTCGCACTCGGCATCGCCACCTACACGCGAATCTCGTTGGCATCACTGGCAACAACGACAACCGCGGCCTTCCTCACCATCCCGTCGATCGCGCTGCTCGGGCTGCTGATCGGGCCGTTCGGGCTCGGCACGACGCCAGTGGTGATTGCACTGGTTGTCTATGCACTGCTGCCGATCACCCGCAACACGATCGTCGGCCTGCGCAGCGTCGACCAGTCACTCATCGACGCCGGTCGAGGCATGGGACTCGGCCGCCGACGCCTGCTCTGGCGCGTCCGCATGCCGCTCGCGTGGCCAATCATCCTGTCCGGCATCCGGGTGTCGACACAGATCACGGTCGGCATCGCGGCGATCGGCGCTTACGTCAAGGGACCCGGCCTGGGCAACCAGATCTTCGACGGGCTGGGCCGATTCGGCGCCGCCAACTCGATGAACCAGGTCCTGATCGGCACCATCGGCATCGTCATCGTCGCCCTCCTGTTCGACCTGGCGTACGTGCTGGTGGGCCGACTCACCACCTCGAGGGGGATCCGTGGCTGA
- a CDS encoding YciI family protein, whose protein sequence is MKYVILIHSNPQPWGHPTTDYIPEQQALPKADSDRMTAEFEQILTEMSENGELEGGQALGDPTSARLYRWAGGKPIATDGPYAEAKEHLAGFFLINVASQERAEEIVAKFSGPGETVELRPIWEG, encoded by the coding sequence ATGAAGTACGTCATCCTCATCCACTCCAACCCGCAGCCCTGGGGCCACCCGACGACCGACTACATCCCCGAGCAGCAGGCGCTCCCGAAGGCCGACAGCGACCGGATGACCGCCGAGTTCGAGCAGATCCTGACCGAGATGAGCGAGAACGGTGAGCTGGAGGGCGGGCAGGCGCTCGGCGACCCGACGTCAGCCCGGCTCTACCGCTGGGCGGGCGGCAAGCCGATCGCGACCGACGGCCCGTACGCCGAGGCCAAGGAGCACCTCGCGGGCTTCTTCCTGATCAATGTGGCCAGCCAGGAGCGGGCCGAGGAGATCGTTGCGAAGTTCTCGGGACCGGGCGAGACGGTCGAGCTGCGTCCCATCTGGGAGGGCTGA
- a CDS encoding GbsR/MarR family transcriptional regulator, with the protein MSTTQTTSDRAAARAHFVEAFGDELIRGGLNRMPARVFASIAASDEGRRTAAELGEELQASAAAISGAVRYLEQVDMVRRSRPPGSRRDVFALTNDMWYEALTHRGSVIERWRDIMVDGTDRLGRETPAGERMAMMADFFAFLAEEMPAMLERWREHREQTYGA; encoded by the coding sequence ATGTCCACCACCCAGACGACCTCGGACCGGGCAGCGGCACGCGCCCATTTCGTCGAGGCGTTCGGGGACGAGCTGATCCGGGGCGGCCTCAACCGGATGCCCGCTCGCGTCTTCGCGTCCATCGCCGCCAGTGACGAGGGACGGCGTACGGCGGCTGAGCTGGGCGAGGAGCTGCAGGCGAGCGCGGCCGCCATCTCGGGGGCGGTGCGCTACCTCGAGCAGGTCGACATGGTGCGGCGCAGCAGGCCGCCCGGCAGCCGCCGCGACGTCTTCGCTCTGACCAATGACATGTGGTACGAAGCGCTCACCCACCGCGGCTCGGTCATCGAGCGCTGGCGCGACATCATGGTCGACGGCACCGATCGACTAGGCCGCGAGACACCCGCCGGCGAGCGGATGGCGATGATGGCCGACTTCTTCGCATTCCTCGCCGAAGAGATGCCCGCCATGCTCGAACGCTGGCGCGAGCACCGAGAGCAGACCTACGGCGCCTGA
- a CDS encoding glycine betaine ABC transporter substrate-binding protein, translating to MRTSTRSLTALLAVVAISAAAAGCTVSEDKDKATAGAGSIKKIDALAGKSIRVGSKEFDEQLLLGQIAIVALEATGAKPVDKTNITGSDNVRKSLTGNAIDLYWEYTGTGWVSYLKQTKQIADPVGLYDAVKKADEPNGITWWARSPANDTYAIVASSSAAQKTGVKTISDYAALAKKNPAQAATCMGPEFKARDDGFPGVEKTYGFKLPTAQTHLLNDSIVYPTVGKGATCSFGSVASTDGRVAAQKLVILEDDKHFFPVYNPAITIRASVAKQYPQLEQVFSSIATKLDSKTLTTLNEKVSVGGEDAKKVAKDWLKANGYVS from the coding sequence ATGCGAACTTCCACCCGATCCCTGACCGCGCTCCTCGCTGTCGTCGCCATCTCGGCCGCGGCCGCTGGCTGCACGGTCTCCGAGGACAAGGACAAGGCGACCGCAGGCGCGGGCTCGATCAAGAAGATCGATGCGTTGGCCGGCAAGTCGATCCGCGTGGGATCCAAGGAGTTCGACGAGCAGCTCCTGCTGGGCCAGATCGCGATCGTCGCGCTGGAAGCCACCGGCGCCAAGCCCGTCGACAAGACCAACATCACCGGCTCGGACAATGTCCGAAAGTCGTTGACCGGCAACGCGATTGACCTCTACTGGGAATACACCGGCACGGGCTGGGTGAGCTATCTCAAGCAGACCAAGCAGATCGCCGATCCGGTCGGACTCTACGACGCGGTCAAGAAGGCCGACGAGCCCAACGGCATCACGTGGTGGGCGCGCTCACCGGCCAATGACACGTACGCCATCGTCGCCAGCTCGAGCGCCGCGCAGAAGACCGGCGTCAAGACGATCTCGGACTACGCAGCGCTGGCGAAGAAGAACCCGGCGCAGGCGGCCACCTGCATGGGGCCCGAGTTCAAGGCCCGTGACGACGGCTTCCCGGGCGTCGAGAAGACGTACGGCTTCAAGCTGCCGACGGCTCAGACGCACCTGCTGAACGACTCGATCGTCTACCCGACGGTCGGCAAGGGGGCCACCTGCAGCTTCGGCTCGGTGGCCTCGACGGATGGACGTGTGGCGGCCCAGAAGCTGGTCATCCTGGAGGACGACAAGCACTTCTTCCCGGTCTACAACCCCGCCATCACGATTCGGGCGTCGGTGGCCAAGCAGTACCCGCAGCTGGAGCAGGTCTTCAGCTCGATCGCGACCAAGCTCGACTCCAAGACCCTGACCACGCTCAACGAGAAGGTCAGCGTCGGTGGCGAGGATGCCAAGAAGGTCGCCAAGGACTGGCTCAAGGCCAACGGCTACGTCAGCTGA
- a CDS encoding ABC transporter permease, whose translation MTAAPTTTVDPQLGRRVGGADSALGRLRARWKGLVIRPIVLIVVLVVLWLSVHGRQLDSIEARSLNRHEITTELMDHIKLSLASTVLTIAIAVPLGILLNRRGARFIKPIGLGLGNIGQAVPSIGLIVLLALWIGDGFRTALIALVVYSTLPVLRNTIVGLESVDPTLIEAARGMGMSRRAVLGRIELPLAVPVILAGIRTALVLTVASAVLATFIGAGGLGGGLVVGLGQNRPILSVTFGVMVAALALLADWLGLIAEEVLRPRGM comes from the coding sequence GTGACCGCGGCTCCCACCACCACCGTCGACCCCCAGCTCGGCCGCCGAGTGGGCGGGGCGGACTCTGCGCTGGGCCGGTTGCGAGCGCGCTGGAAGGGTCTGGTGATTCGGCCGATCGTGCTGATCGTGGTGCTGGTCGTCCTGTGGCTGTCGGTCCATGGCCGCCAGCTGGACTCCATCGAGGCGCGCAGTCTCAACAGACACGAGATCACGACTGAGCTGATGGACCACATCAAGCTGTCGCTCGCCTCCACTGTGCTGACGATCGCGATCGCCGTACCACTCGGGATCCTGCTCAACCGTCGCGGTGCGCGGTTCATCAAGCCGATCGGGCTGGGGCTGGGCAACATTGGGCAGGCCGTGCCGTCGATCGGTCTGATCGTGCTGCTCGCGCTGTGGATCGGTGACGGGTTCAGGACGGCGCTCATCGCCCTCGTCGTCTACTCGACGCTTCCGGTGCTGCGCAACACGATCGTCGGGCTCGAGAGCGTCGACCCGACTCTCATCGAGGCCGCGCGCGGCATGGGCATGTCACGCCGTGCCGTGCTCGGTCGGATCGAGCTCCCCCTCGCGGTGCCCGTCATCCTCGCCGGCATCCGCACCGCGCTGGTGCTCACCGTCGCGAGCGCCGTGCTCGCCACGTTCATCGGCGCTGGCGGCCTCGGAGGTGGCCTGGTCGTCGGCCTCGGACAGAACCGGCCGATCCTCAGCGTGACCTTCGGCGTGATGGTCGCGGCGCTCGCGCTGCTCGCCGACTGGCTCGGGCTGATCGCCGAGGAAGTGCTCCGCCCGCGCGGTATGTGA